GCGCCGCCGCGCCGATGGCGGCCTTTTGCGCGGGCGTGAAGCCGGTGGTGCCGATGACCAGGGCCACGCCGTGACGCTGCGCCAGCGCCAGGTGCGCCATCGTGCCCTCGGGGCGCGTGAAGTCGATCAGCACATCGACGCCCGAGGCCAGCGCCGCGTGAGCATCGGCGACGACAGCCACGCCGGTGGCGCGGCCCAGTGGCGCGCCGGCATCCTGGCCCAGCACCGGGCTGCCGGCCACGTCGAGTGCCGCGGCCAGCCGGGCCTGCGGGTCGGCCAGCACGGCCTCGATCAGCATGCGGCCCATGCGGCCGCCGGCACCGGCGATCGCGACGCGCACGGCCATCGCCTCAGCCCGGTTCAAGCGGCGGGTAGCTGCGCGCCGGGCCCTGCGGCGGCGGCAGCGTGGTGGGCGCGGCCACCGGCGCGGGCGGCGGCAGCGCCTTGCGCTCAGCCTCGCTCAGCTCGAGCAGAACCGGCCGGCCGCTGATCGGGCGGGCGATGGAGGCGACGAACTCGCGCTCGCTGGGCAGATCGGAGGGGGCCTGCACCGACTTCACCCTTTCGCCGTCAAAGAACACCACGATGGCCCGTCGCTGCGGCTCGGTGCGGGGGCGGCGCAGCGTGAAGAGATAGTCCCAGCGGTCGGCGTGGAAGGGGTCGGTGAGCAGCGGCGTGCCGAGCACGTCGCGCACCTGCAGCCGCGTCATGCCGGGGCGGACGAGCGCCATCTGCTCCTGGGTGACCACGTTGCCCTGCACGATGTCGATGCGGTAGGGCGTGATCAGCCCGACCAGGCTGTCGGTGCGGTCGAGCGACCCGCAGCCCGCCAGCAGGCTGCTGGCGGCGGCGAGGGCGGCGGCGGCCGCGGGGGCGAGGAATCGACGCATGGCTGGCGCGAGTCAGGGCTCGTTCGGTGCCCCGCTGCACGTGCTGGATATGATGCGCCGATTCTAGCGACGCAGTCCCGCGGCACCGCCGTGCCAGGAGAGGCGAGTGAATCACGTCGACGAACTCAAGAGCAGCGGGCTCAAGGCCACGCTGCCGCGCATCAAGATCCTGGAGGTCTTCCAGCGCTCGGAGCGCCGCCACCTCACGGCCGAGGACGTGTTCAAGGTGCTGCTGCACGATGGCGCCGACATCGGTCTGGCCACCGTCTACCGCGTGCTCATGCAGTTCGAGCAGGCCGGGTTGCTGATCCGCAGCAACTTCGAGAGCGGCAAGGCGGTGTTCGAGCTTGATGAAGGCCAGCACCACGACCATCTGGTGTGCCTGGACTGCGGCCGCGTCGAGGAGTTCTTCGATGCGCAGATCGAGCAGCGCCAGCGCGCCGTGGCCACTGAGCGCGGCTACACGCTGCAGGAGCACTCGCTGGCGCTGTACGCCCGCTGCGCCAAGGACGCCTGCCCGCATCGGCCGGGCAAGTGAGCGCTCGGGCCTCGGCGGGGCTTCATTCCGGCGCGCCCTTGTCCATCGCCGCCTGGTGCCGGCGGATGAACTCCTGGTAGGTGTCGATGCCGCGCAGCTGCAGCACGGTGTTGCGCACCGCGGCCTCCACCAGCACCGCCAGGTTGCGGCCGGCGTCCACCGCGATCACCACCTTGCGCACCGGCAGGCCCAGCACCTCTTCGTGCAGCGGCTCGTAGGGCATGCGCTCGAACTCGCGCTCCAGCGTTTCCTTGCGCACGAGGTGCACGATCAGCTTCAGGCGCATCTTCCGGCGCACCGCCGTCTCGCCGAAGATGGCCTTGATGTCGAGCAGGCCGATGCCGCGCACCTCGAGCAGGTTCTGCAGCAGCTCGGGGCAGCGGCCTTCCAGCGCCGTCTGGCTGATGCGGTAGATGTCGACCGCGTCGTCGGCCACCAGGCCGTGGCCGCGCGACACGAGCTCCAGGCCCAGTTCGCTCTTGCCCAGGCCCGACTCGCCGGTGAGCAGCACGCCGAGGCCCAGGATGTCCATGAACACCCCGTGGCGCGTGGTGCGCTCGGCGAAGTGCTGGCCGAGATAGCTGCGCACCAGGTCGATCACGTGGCCGGCGCTCTCGGCGGTGGCGAACAGCGGGATCTCGGCGCGGTCGCACATGGCCGCCAGCCGCGGCGGCACCTTCACGCCGTCGGCAACGATGATCACCGGCGGCTCCAGCGTGACGATGCGCGCGATGCGGCGCTCGGCGTCCTCGGGGCTGGTGCTTTCGAGGTAGCCCACCTCGCGCCGGCCAACGATCTGCACGCGGTAGGGGTGGATGTAATTGAGGTAGCCGACGAGGTCGGCCGCGCTGCGCGCGTCGCGCACGGCGGCGTCGTCGAAGCGGCGTTCCGGATGGCCCTGGCCGGCCACCCAGGCCCAGTGCAGCGCCTCGCGGTGAGCTTCGAACAGCGCTTCGGCGCTGATGCTTGTGGGCTTCATCCCGCCACGGCGGCCCAGGCCAGGCGCGGAACCGGCTCCGCCGGGCCGCCGCCTGAGCCCCCTCGGGGGGTGGCGGGCGCGAGCGTGCCGGGGGGCACCATCAGGCCACCGACTTGAGCGGTTCCCAGTCGGAGATCAGCTTGTGCACCGCAGCGGCGGCGTCCTCGGTCTTCAGGCGCTCGCGCAGCTCGCGGTCGGACAGCATCTCGGCGATCTCCGAGAGGATCTCCAGATGGCGCTGCGTCGCCGCCTCGGGCACGAGCAGGAAGATCAGCAGTGCCACCGGCTCGTCGTCGGGCGCGTCGAAGGGGATCGGCTGCTGCACACGCAGCACCGCCGCCAGCGGGTTCTTCAGGCCCTTGATGCGGCCGTGCGGGATGGCCACCGCGTGGCCGAGGCCGGTGGAGCCCAGCCGCTCGCGCGCGAACAGGTTGTCGGTGACGATCCCGCGGGCGATGGCGTGCTGGTTCTCGAACAGCAAGCCGGCCTGCTCGAAGACACGTTTTTTGCTGGTCGCGTCCACGTTCACCAGCACGTTGCTGGCGGGCAGGATGGCGGCGAGACGGTTCATCTGGGCATTCCCCTGAGGCTCGTGGCCTCCTGCGACAGCACCACCGGCGCTCCTTGGGGCACCGGCAGGCGTGCGATTGCAGCCGATCTGCAAAAAATCATGATAGCGCCCGGCCAGCGGCCAGATCCCCTTGTCAGGGCCCGAAACAGCGCTTGTTGCAAGCGTTCGCTGCGTTGCAGCAACAAAGCGGCGCCCATCGCGCGCCGCCCCGCAACGCCGACGGCCCCGCAGGGCCGTCGGCGACGGGCCGGGCGCAGCCCGGCTCCGGGGGCGCTCAGGAGGCGCTGGCCGTCTGGCGCTTGAGGCTTTCGTGGTGGTGATCCTGCATGCGGTCCTTGTGGCGCACGACCTGCCGGTCGAGCTTGTCCATCAGCGTGTCGATCGCGGCGTAGAGATCCTCCGCGGCATGCTCGACAAAGATGTCGCGGCCCTTGACGTGCAGGGTGACCTCGGCCCGTTGTCGTCGCTCCTTCTCCTTGTTCTTCTCCACCGTCAGCAGCACGGAAACATCCACCACCTGGTCGAAATGTCGCGTCACGCGATCCAGCTTGGTGAGCACGTACTCTCTCAAAGCCGGCGTGACTTCGAGGTGATGGCCGCTGATCGTCAAGTTCATCAGAACCTCCTTTTCGGGAAAGGGCCGAAGGGACGGGAACGCCGGCGGGTGCCCGGGGTAGGGCGGCCGGCCACGGGACAACGGGGGGGATGGGGTTCGGGGGCGGCGCTGGGGCGGCAGCGGAGGGCAGCAGCGGGAGGGTCGGGATGGGTCGCGCGGGGGCTGTGCGTGAAGACTCGGGGCCAGTGTGCACCTGTTCAGGGGGAGTGGCAAGGCAGTGTGCGTGGCCCTGGCGACGGCGCGGTCGGCAGCCGTGAATGAACCCGGCACGGCCGGGCGGGCGTGGCGGGTCCGTTCACGGCTTCACTGGCCGCCGCACCGCGCCGCCATGCCCTGCTGGCTAAAATGGATCGAACCCAGGGATGACACGAGGCGGCCCCCGCCCTGACACCACAACACGATGAAATTGCTCGGATCACTGACCAGCCCCTACGTGCGCAAGGTGCGCATCGTCATGGCGGAGAAGAAGCTCGACGCCCAGTTCGTGGCCGAAGACGTCTGGGGCAAGGACGACATCCTCAAGAGCAACCCGCTGGGCAAGGTGCCCTGCCTGGTGCTCGATGGCGGCGAGGCGGTGTTCGACTCGCGCGTGATCGTCGAGTACCTCGACACCCTCAGCCCCGTGGGCAAGCTGATCCCGCCCAGCGGCCGCGAGCGCATCGAGGTCAAGACCTGGGAGGCGCTGGCCGACGGCCTGCTTGACGCGTCCATCCTCGCGCGCCTGGAGGCCACCTGGCACGGTCGCAGCGGCGAGCAACGGTCGCAGGCCTGGATCGACCGCCAGATGAGCCGCGTGCACGCCGCGATGCACAGCATGTCGCTGGGGCTGGGCGACAAGGCCTGGTGCAACGGCACGCACTTCACGTTGGCCGACGTGGCCGCGGGCTGCGCCCTCGGCTACCTGGACTTCCGCTTCCCGCAGATCGACTGGCGCGGCACGCACCCCAACCTGGCCAAGTGGC
This portion of the Ideonella sp. WA131b genome encodes:
- a CDS encoding outer membrane protein assembly factor BamE, with amino-acid sequence MRRFLAPAAAAALAAASSLLAGCGSLDRTDSLVGLITPYRIDIVQGNVVTQEQMALVRPGMTRLQVRDVLGTPLLTDPFHADRWDYLFTLRRPRTEPQRRAIVVFFDGERVKSVQAPSDLPSEREFVASIARPISGRPVLLELSEAERKALPPPAPVAAPTTLPPPQGPARSYPPLEPG
- the fur gene encoding ferric iron uptake transcriptional regulator, coding for MNHVDELKSSGLKATLPRIKILEVFQRSERRHLTAEDVFKVLLHDGADIGLATVYRVLMQFEQAGLLIRSNFESGKAVFELDEGQHHDHLVCLDCGRVEEFFDAQIEQRQRAVATERGYTLQEHSLALYARCAKDACPHRPGK
- a CDS encoding HPr kinase/phosphorylase, which gives rise to MKPTSISAEALFEAHREALHWAWVAGQGHPERRFDDAAVRDARSAADLVGYLNYIHPYRVQIVGRREVGYLESTSPEDAERRIARIVTLEPPVIIVADGVKVPPRLAAMCDRAEIPLFATAESAGHVIDLVRSYLGQHFAERTTRHGVFMDILGLGVLLTGESGLGKSELGLELVSRGHGLVADDAVDIYRISQTALEGRCPELLQNLLEVRGIGLLDIKAIFGETAVRRKMRLKLIVHLVRKETLEREFERMPYEPLHEEVLGLPVRKVVIAVDAGRNLAVLVEAAVRNTVLQLRGIDTYQEFIRRHQAAMDKGAPE
- a CDS encoding PTS sugar transporter subunit IIA; translation: MNRLAAILPASNVLVNVDATSKKRVFEQAGLLFENQHAIARGIVTDNLFARERLGSTGLGHAVAIPHGRIKGLKNPLAAVLRVQQPIPFDAPDDEPVALLIFLLVPEAATQRHLEILSEIAEMLSDRELRERLKTEDAAAAVHKLISDWEPLKSVA
- the raiA gene encoding ribosome-associated translation inhibitor RaiA, whose amino-acid sequence is MNLTISGHHLEVTPALREYVLTKLDRVTRHFDQVVDVSVLLTVEKNKEKERRQRAEVTLHVKGRDIFVEHAAEDLYAAIDTLMDKLDRQVVRHKDRMQDHHHESLKRQTASAS
- a CDS encoding glutathione S-transferase N-terminal domain-containing protein produces the protein MKLLGSLTSPYVRKVRIVMAEKKLDAQFVAEDVWGKDDILKSNPLGKVPCLVLDGGEAVFDSRVIVEYLDTLSPVGKLIPPSGRERIEVKTWEALADGLLDASILARLEATWHGRSGEQRSQAWIDRQMSRVHAAMHSMSLGLGDKAWCNGTHFTLADVAAGCALGYLDFRFPQIDWRGTHPNLAKWHEKLAARQSYIDTAPPG